A stretch of Halostagnicola kamekurae DNA encodes these proteins:
- a CDS encoding 30S ribosomal protein S15 produces MARMHTRRRGSSGSDKPAADEPPEWSDVDSEQIEQRVVELAEQGHDPSQIGIKLRDEGVTGTPIPDVKLATGKKVTEILEENDAKSELPEDLRSLMQRAIRLREHVQENPQDYQNKRALQNTESKVRRLVDYYRGKELEPEFTYSYDVAKTLLEE; encoded by the coding sequence ATGGCACGAATGCATACGCGCCGCCGAGGCTCGTCCGGATCGGACAAGCCCGCGGCAGACGAACCACCGGAGTGGAGCGACGTCGACTCGGAGCAGATCGAACAGCGAGTCGTTGAACTGGCAGAACAGGGCCACGACCCGAGCCAGATCGGCATCAAGCTGCGTGACGAGGGCGTCACCGGCACGCCGATTCCGGACGTCAAACTGGCGACCGGCAAGAAGGTCACCGAGATCCTCGAGGAGAACGACGCGAAGTCCGAACTCCCAGAGGACCTCCGGAGCCTGATGCAACGCGCGATCCGCCTGCGCGAGCACGTCCAGGAGAACCCACAGGACTACCAGAACAAGCGCGCGCTGCAGAACACCGAATCGAAGGTGCGCCGACTGGTCGATTACTACCGTGGGAAGGAACTCGAGCCCGAGTTCACCTACTCCTACGACGTCGCCAAGACGCTGCTCGAGGAGTAA